From a region of the Coffea arabica cultivar ET-39 chromosome 3e, Coffea Arabica ET-39 HiFi, whole genome shotgun sequence genome:
- the LOC140038733 gene encoding uncharacterized protein, producing MSGAITLDLSGDDAEQLLPFCISDIQKQEQQGNVQYATIADFIKQKNLVCLVKKSNTIHSSRSSEKYNAIVAHINNATAEENYVISKYITNYKATASTWAAAQEEHSKKNVTDMAENMAIEKVDSIMEGETQSKGVDQLSPSNTEDKKKKAAVAAAPMKLRVNPTKKHRT from the exons ATGAGTGGTGCTATAACTCTTGACCTGAGTGGTGATGATGCTGAACAACTCCTCCCATTCTGCATAAGTGACATCCAAAAGCAAGAGCAGCAG GGAAATGTCCAGTACGCCACTATAGCAGATTTCATCAAGCAGAAAAACTTAGTTTGCTTGGTCAAGAAATCAAATACAATCCACAGTTCCAGGAGCTCAGAAAAGTACAATGCCATAGTTGCCCATATCAACAATGCTACTGCAGAAGAAAACTATGTCATCAGCAAATATATCACCAACTACAAAGCTACAGCATCCACTTGGGCAGCAGCACAAGAAGAACATTCCAAAAAGAATGTTACCGACATGGCTGAAAATATGGCAATAGAAAAAGTTGACAGCATAATGGAAGGAGAAACACAAAGCAAAGGAGTGGATCAACTCAGTCCTTCTAACACAGAAGATAAGAAGAAAAAGGCAGCAGTTGCAGCAGCCCCAATGAAACTCAGAGTCAACCCCACTAAGAAACACCGCACCTAA